The Bubalus kerabau isolate K-KA32 ecotype Philippines breed swamp buffalo chromosome 16, PCC_UOA_SB_1v2, whole genome shotgun sequence genome includes a region encoding these proteins:
- the PEBP1 gene encoding phosphatidylethanolamine-binding protein 1, with the protein MPVDLSKWSGPLSLQEVDERPQHPLQVKYGGAEVDELGKVLTPTQVKNRPTSITWDGLDPGKLYTLVLTDPDAPSRKDPKYREWHHFLVVNMKGNNISSGTVLSDYVGSGPPKGTGLHRYVWLVYEQEGPLKCDEPILSNRSGDHRGKFKVASFRKKYELGAPVAGTCYQAEWDDYVPKLYEQLSGK; encoded by the exons ATGCCGGTGGACCTCAGCAAGTGGTCCGGGCCTCTGAGCCTGCAGGAAGTGGATGAGCGGCCGCAGCACCCGCTGCAGGTCAAATACGGCGGGGCGGAGGTCGACGAACTGGGCAAAGTGCTGACACCCACCCAG GTTAAAAACCGGCCCACCAGCATTACATGGGATGGCCTTGATCCAGGTAAATTGTACACCTTGGTCTTGACAGATCCGGATGCTCCCAGCAGGAAGGACCCCAAATACAG GGAATGGCACCATTTCCTTGTGGTCAACATGAAGGGCAACAACATCAGCAGTGGCACGGTTCTCTCCGATTATGTGGGCTCTGGGCCTCCCAAGGGCACAG GCCTGCACCGCTACGTCTGGCTGGTTTACGAGCAGGAAGGACCACTGAAGTGTGATGAGCCCATTCTCAGCAACCGATCTGGAGACCACCGTGGCAAATTCAAGGTGGCCTCTTTCCGCAAAAAGTATGAGCTTGGGGCCCCAGTGGCTGGAACGTGTTACCAGGCCGAATGGGATGATTATGTGCCCAAGCTCTACGAGCAGCTGTCTGGGAAGTAG